From the genome of Thermoflexus hugenholtzii, one region includes:
- a CDS encoding uroporphyrinogen decarboxylase family protein yields MEKRERLQAALRGEPVDRPPVALWRHFPVADQDPRAFAEAVVEFQQRFDFDFVKITPASSYCVRDWGVEDVWEGDTEGTRRYIRHPVQDPEDWTRLPVLDPERGVLGEHLEAVARIRQALPEVPLVVTVFSPLAQAKNLTGSQRLLLHLRQAPKALERGLETITESTRRFVRAALARGADGIFYAVQHASYLLLSPEEYRRFGRPYDQAILEEAGGAWLNLLHLHGEAVMFDLFVDYPVAVWNWHDRETPPALAEAQRKVSGAVLGGLSRVKALVQGTPEQVIAEAREAIAQTGGRRFILGTGCVVPIHAPEVNLRAARRAVEMLPR; encoded by the coding sequence ATGGAGAAGCGTGAGCGCCTCCAGGCGGCCCTCCGGGGCGAGCCCGTGGACCGCCCGCCGGTGGCCCTCTGGCGCCACTTCCCGGTGGCGGATCAGGATCCCCGGGCCTTCGCCGAGGCGGTGGTGGAATTCCAGCAGCGCTTCGATTTCGACTTCGTCAAGATCACCCCCGCCTCCAGCTACTGCGTCCGGGACTGGGGGGTAGAGGACGTCTGGGAAGGGGATACCGAAGGGACCCGACGCTACATCCGGCACCCGGTTCAGGATCCCGAGGACTGGACGAGGTTGCCCGTTCTGGATCCCGAGCGGGGGGTCCTCGGGGAGCACCTCGAAGCGGTGGCCCGCATCCGGCAGGCCCTCCCCGAAGTTCCCCTGGTGGTCACCGTGTTCAGCCCCCTGGCTCAGGCGAAGAACCTGACCGGCTCCCAGCGGCTGTTGCTGCATCTGCGCCAGGCCCCGAAGGCCCTGGAGAGAGGGCTGGAGACGATCACCGAGAGCACCCGTCGCTTCGTCCGGGCTGCCCTCGCACGGGGGGCGGATGGGATCTTCTACGCCGTGCAGCACGCCTCGTATCTGCTGCTCTCGCCCGAGGAATACCGGCGTTTCGGCCGTCCGTATGATCAGGCGATCCTGGAGGAAGCGGGCGGGGCCTGGCTGAACCTCCTTCACCTGCACGGCGAGGCGGTGATGTTCGATCTGTTCGTGGATTACCCGGTGGCGGTCTGGAACTGGCATGATCGGGAGACCCCGCCGGCCCTGGCGGAGGCGCAGCGGAAGGTCTCCGGGGCGGTGCTCGGGGGGCTCTCCCGGGTGAAGGCCCTGGTCCAGGGGACGCCGGAGCAGGTGATCGCAGAGGCCCGGGAGGCCATCGCCCAGACCGGAGGCCGGCGCTTCATCCTGGGCACCGGTTGCGTGGTCCCCATCCATGCCCCTGAGGTCAACCTGCGGGCAGCCCGCCGCGCCGTGGAGATGCTCCCCCGGTAA
- a CDS encoding tetratricopeptide repeat protein, giving the protein MSERAAPHIDRGWELHAQRRYEQAMEEFRKAIEVDGNAIDAYYGLGLAAKAAGRTETAIAAFERVLALLPTVEDRGKAQILSRLTQAHLQRLRGSDGEA; this is encoded by the coding sequence ATGTCGGAACGCGCGGCGCCGCACATCGATCGGGGATGGGAGCTGCATGCCCAGCGCCGTTATGAGCAGGCCATGGAGGAATTCCGCAAGGCCATCGAGGTGGATGGGAACGCCATCGACGCCTACTACGGCCTGGGTTTGGCTGCGAAGGCGGCGGGCCGCACGGAGACCGCCATCGCCGCCTTCGAGAGGGTCCTCGCCTTACTTCCCACGGTAGAGGACCGGGGCAAGGCCCAGATCCTCTCCCGCCTGACCCAGGCTCACCTGCAGCGGCTGCGAGGATCCGATGGAGAAGCGTGA
- a CDS encoding phosphoribosyltransferase family protein: MGPKRETYTVEIAGLVRHLPLFEIAPGVRIAIFNMLGDTEVVLAAAKELARRIPKEAEVIVTPEAKAIPLAYQLSIETGLPYVILRKSYKPYMGEALSAETLSITTGQPQTLYLDEKDIELVRGRKVVLVDDVISTGSTLQAMRLLMNKAGAIVIAEAAVFTEGERAKWRHIIALGHLPIFTANSKNAKKE; the protein is encoded by the coding sequence ATGGGCCCGAAGCGCGAGACCTACACCGTGGAGATCGCCGGCCTGGTCCGGCATCTCCCGCTGTTCGAGATCGCCCCCGGCGTGCGCATCGCCATCTTCAACATGCTCGGGGACACTGAGGTGGTCCTGGCGGCGGCCAAAGAGCTGGCCCGACGGATCCCCAAGGAGGCCGAGGTGATCGTCACCCCGGAGGCGAAGGCCATCCCCCTCGCCTATCAGCTCTCCATCGAAACCGGCCTTCCCTATGTGATCCTGCGCAAGAGCTACAAGCCCTACATGGGCGAGGCCCTGAGCGCCGAGACCCTCTCCATCACCACCGGCCAGCCCCAGACCCTCTATCTGGATGAGAAGGATATCGAGCTGGTCCGCGGCCGGAAGGTGGTGCTGGTGGACGATGTGATCTCCACCGGATCCACCCTCCAGGCGATGCGCCTGCTGATGAACAAGGCGGGGGCCATCGTGATCGCCGAGGCCGCCGTGTTCACGGAGGGGGAGCGAGCGAAGTGGCGGCACATCATCGCCCTGGGTCATCTGCCCATCTTCACCGCCAATTCCAAGAACGCAAAGAAAGAATGA
- a CDS encoding zinc ribbon domain-containing protein — protein MLFIRYRYVRVFIAFLALLWLGIWLALRPQGPALIGIGLALIMTGLALIVPPGVYAWLITPTCPQCGGRLRWAAVQPDDHDPYVEELRVACTRCGWSRVEFRNLVSPLVAGPAYPEPGMAEGRGAER, from the coding sequence ATGCTGTTCATCCGATACCGTTACGTGCGCGTCTTCATCGCCTTCCTCGCCCTCCTGTGGCTGGGGATCTGGCTTGCGCTCCGGCCCCAGGGCCCGGCCCTCATCGGCATCGGGCTGGCCCTGATCATGACCGGGCTGGCCCTCATCGTCCCGCCCGGGGTTTACGCCTGGCTGATCACCCCGACCTGCCCGCAGTGCGGAGGCCGGCTCCGCTGGGCGGCGGTCCAGCCGGACGACCATGACCCCTATGTGGAGGAACTCCGGGTGGCCTGCACCCGATGCGGATGGAGCCGCGTGGAGTTCCGCAATCTGGTGAGTCCTCTCGTGGCCGGGCCGGCGTATCCGGAGCCGGGCATGGCGGAGGGCCGCGGGGCGGAGCGCTGA
- a CDS encoding cation:proton antiporter, with product MILVELGAIFLGLALVHRLAHRLAFSPIPLVLLVGLAFGEGGLLALRLSEPFVRTTAEIGALLLLFMLGLEYSGRELWDALRAHFPDSLVDAFLNFTPGFLLALTFGWGLPLALLMGGVTFVTSSGILAHLIDELGWEGRAEARVAVSLSILEDLLIALLLPPVMVLFFRTNGVAVGPLLLSLLLPVAAMGIAIRYGQVLSRAIDHENEAVLLLSLFGLVLLAGGIALALRIPAAVGAFLLGIAISDPVKERARQLIGPVRDLSATVFFLTLGLRTDPGLLLPVLPLAVLLTLATGLTKGLTGWIAAHRAGIRGWARARAGALLIARGELSGVIAGLVGLTLPTVTFVPLATAYVLLSALLGPLVVHRLPREG from the coding sequence ATGATCCTGGTCGAGCTGGGGGCGATCTTCCTGGGCCTGGCCCTGGTCCACCGCCTGGCGCATCGCCTCGCCTTCTCCCCAATCCCCCTCGTCCTGCTCGTCGGCCTGGCCTTCGGCGAAGGAGGCCTCCTCGCCCTTCGGCTGAGCGAGCCCTTCGTCCGGACCACGGCGGAGATCGGCGCCCTCCTCCTGCTGTTCATGCTGGGCCTGGAATACAGCGGTCGGGAGCTGTGGGACGCGCTCCGGGCTCACTTCCCGGACAGCCTCGTGGATGCCTTCCTGAACTTCACGCCGGGCTTTCTGCTGGCGCTGACGTTCGGGTGGGGGCTGCCTCTGGCCCTCTTGATGGGCGGGGTGACCTTTGTCACCTCCTCCGGCATCCTCGCTCATCTGATCGACGAGCTGGGATGGGAAGGCCGCGCGGAGGCGCGCGTGGCCGTCTCCCTCTCGATCCTGGAGGACCTGTTGATCGCCCTCCTGCTGCCGCCGGTGATGGTGCTCTTTTTTCGAACCAATGGGGTGGCCGTCGGGCCCCTGCTGCTGTCCCTCCTCTTGCCCGTCGCCGCCATGGGGATCGCCATTCGCTACGGCCAGGTCCTCAGCCGGGCCATCGATCACGAGAACGAGGCGGTGCTTCTGCTTTCCCTGTTCGGGCTGGTGCTGCTGGCGGGAGGGATCGCCCTGGCCCTTCGGATCCCGGCGGCCGTGGGGGCCTTCCTTCTGGGGATCGCGATCTCGGATCCGGTGAAAGAGCGGGCCCGGCAGCTGATCGGGCCGGTGCGGGACCTGTCCGCCACGGTTTTCTTTCTCACCCTGGGCCTGCGCACGGATCCGGGGCTGCTCCTCCCCGTCCTGCCCCTGGCGGTCCTCCTCACACTGGCCACCGGGCTGACCAAGGGGCTCACCGGATGGATCGCGGCCCATCGGGCTGGGATCAGGGGATGGGCGCGTGCTCGGGCAGGGGCTCTCTTGATCGCGCGGGGGGAGCTCTCCGGGGTGATCGCCGGGCTGGTGGGCCTGACCCTGCCCACCGTGACTTTTGTTCCCCTTGCAACCGCATATGTGCTCCTCAGCGCGCTCCTGGGGCCGCTGGTGGTCCACCGGTTGCCCCGGGAGGGATAG
- the rocF gene encoding arginase, with translation MRRPVRILGVPMDLGQGRRGVDMGPSAVRYAGLQARLEGLGYQVEDGGNIIVPVPEEVRAVGPGGMRHLEAVAETCERVFQAVRETVADGRFPIILGGDHSIAMGTIAGIIAAAGPTGVLWIDAHGDFNTPETSPSGNIHGMPLAHLVGRGHPRLIQIGGPEPKLRPEQVVLIGVRSLDPEERRAMAESGMLIFTMREIDELGIATVVRQALTRLKAWPRLHVSLDLDVLDPQVAPGVGTPVPGGLTYREAHLMMEILADSGRVGSVDVVEINPILDERNRTAELAVELLASLLGQQIL, from the coding sequence ATGCGGCGTCCGGTTCGCATCCTGGGCGTGCCCATGGACCTGGGGCAGGGGCGGCGCGGCGTGGACATGGGGCCCAGCGCGGTCCGCTACGCTGGTCTGCAGGCCCGCCTGGAGGGCCTGGGTTACCAGGTGGAGGACGGAGGAAACATCATCGTGCCGGTCCCGGAGGAGGTGCGTGCCGTCGGCCCCGGCGGGATGCGCCACCTGGAGGCGGTGGCCGAGACCTGTGAGCGGGTGTTCCAGGCGGTGCGGGAGACGGTGGCGGATGGGCGCTTCCCCATCATCCTGGGCGGAGATCATTCCATCGCCATGGGGACGATCGCCGGGATCATCGCTGCGGCGGGGCCGACCGGCGTGTTGTGGATCGACGCCCACGGGGATTTCAATACGCCGGAGACCTCGCCCTCCGGCAACATCCATGGCATGCCACTGGCCCATCTGGTCGGCCGGGGCCACCCCCGCCTGATCCAGATCGGCGGGCCGGAGCCCAAGCTTCGGCCCGAACAGGTCGTCCTCATCGGGGTGCGCTCTCTGGACCCCGAGGAACGCCGGGCCATGGCGGAGAGCGGCATGCTGATTTTCACCATGCGGGAGATCGACGAGCTGGGGATCGCCACGGTGGTCCGGCAGGCCCTCACCCGCCTGAAGGCGTGGCCGCGCCTCCACGTCAGCCTGGACCTCGACGTCCTGGATCCCCAGGTGGCGCCCGGGGTGGGCACGCCGGTGCCCGGCGGGCTGACCTATCGCGAAGCCCATTTGATGATGGAGATCCTGGCCGATAGCGGCCGGGTGGGCTCGGTGGATGTGGTGGAGATCAACCCGATCCTGGACGAGCGCAACCGCACCGCCGAGCTGGCCGTGGAGCTGCTCGCCTCCCTGCTGGGTCAGCAGATCCTGTAG